The Rhododendron vialii isolate Sample 1 chromosome 5a, ASM3025357v1 genome contains a region encoding:
- the LOC131327046 gene encoding 14.7 kDa heat shock protein: protein MGSKAAASAPIFISKLLRHHAGHQRHPLPVQLVFAHQTFCTGPPPRKSTKRDDFGPNPFLRSGEVGSCRVDKAENECYMRVDVPGVAEVDMKVWTESGFIYFHAQGSELPEYNYQGRVFGGSIGFDKDRFDSDGVRAEVKDGVLWLLVPRVKN from the exons ATGGGCTCTAAGGCGGCAGCGAGTGCCCCAATCTTCATATCCAAGCTGCTCCGCCACCACGCAGGCCACCAACGCCACCCCCTTCCCGTCCAACTTGTGTTTGCCCATCAAACATTCTGCACCGGTCCCCCGCCACGCAAATCCACCAAACGCGATGACTTTG GCCCAAACCCATTTTTGAGGAGCGGAGAGGTAGGGTCCTGCAGGGTTGATAAGGCAGAAAACGAATGCTATATGAGAGTGGATGTGCCAGGCGTTGCCGAGGTAGATATGAAAGTGTGGACGGAGTCTGGCTTCATTTACTTCCATGCTCAAGGCTCCGAGCTACCCGAATACAATTATCAAGGTCGGGTTTTCGGAGGGTCCATCGGTTTCGACAAAGACCGGTTTGATTCGGATGGAGTTAGGGCAGAGGTTAAGGATGGAGTTCTATGGTTGTTGGTCCCAAGGGTGAAGAATTAG